A single genomic interval of Symphalangus syndactylus isolate Jambi chromosome 18, NHGRI_mSymSyn1-v2.1_pri, whole genome shotgun sequence harbors:
- the HDAC10 gene encoding polyamine deacetylase HDAC10 isoform X4: MGTALVYHEDMTATRLLWDDPECEIERPERLTAALDRLRQRGLEQRCLRLSAREASEEELGLVHSPEYVSLVRETQVLGKEELQALSGQFDAIYFHPSTFHCARLAAGAGLQLVDAVLTGAVQNGLALVRPPGHHSQRAAANGFCVFNNVAIAAAHAKQKYGLHRILVVDWDVHHGQGIQYLFEDDPSVLYFSWHRYEHGRFWPFLRESDADAVGRGQGLGFTVNLPWNQVGMGNADYVAAFLHLLLPLAFEFDPELVLVSAGFDSAIGDPEGQMQATPECFAHLTQLLQVLAGGRVCAVLEGGYHLESLAESVCMTVQTLLGDPAPPLSGPMVPCQSALESIQSARAAQAPHWKSLQLQDVTPVPLSPSTHSPEGRPPPLLPGGPVCKAAASAPSSLLDQPCLCPAPSVRTAVALTAPDITLVLPPDVIQQEGSALREETEAWARPHESLAREEALTALGKLLHLLDGMLDGQVNSGIAATPASAAAATLDVAVRRALSHGAQRLLCVALGQLDRPPDLAHDGRSLWLNIRGKEAAALSMFHVSTPLPVMTSGFLSCILGLMLPLAYGFQPDLVLVALGPGHGLQGPQAALLAAVLRGLAGGRVLALLEEDSTPQLAGILARVLNGEAPPSLGPSSVASPEDVQALMYLRGQLEPQWKMLQCHPHLVA, from the exons ATGGGGACAGCGCTTGTGTATCATGAGGACATGACGGCCACCCGGCTGCTCTGGGACGA CCCCGAGTGCGAGATTGAGCGTCCTGAGCGCCTGACCGCAGCCCTGGACCGCCTGCGGCAGCGCGGCCTGGAACAGAGGTGTCTGCGGTTGTCAGCCCGCGAGGCTTCGGAAGAGGAGCTGGGCCTGGTGCACAG CCCAGAGTATGTATCCCTGGTCAGGGAGACCCAGGTCCTAGGCAAGGAGGAGCTGCAGGCGCTGTCCGGACAGTTCGACGCCATCTACTTCCACCCG AGTACCTTTCACTGTGCGCGGCTGGCCGCGGGGGCTGGACTGCAGCTGGTGGACGCTGTGCTCACGGGAGCTGTGCAAAATGGGCTTGCCCTGGTCAG GCCTCCTGGGCACCACAGCCAGAGGGCGGCTGCTAATGGGTTCTGCGTGTTCAACAACGTGGCCATAGCAGCTGCACATGCCAAGCAGAAATACGGGCtacacag GATCCTCGTCGTGGACTGGGATGTACACCATGGCCAGGGGATCCAGTATCTCTTTGAGGATGACCCCAG CGTCCTTTACTTCTCCTGGCACCGCTATGAGCATGGGCGCTTCTGGCCTTTCCTGCGAGAGTCAGATGCAGACGCAGTGGGGCGGGGACAGGGCCTCGGCTTCACTGTCAACCTGCCCTGGAACCAG GTCGGGATGGGAAACGCTGACTACGTGGCTGCCTTCCTGCACCTGCTGCTCCCACTGGCCTTTGAG TTTGACCCTGAGCTGGTGCTGGTCTCGGCAGGATTTGACTCAGCCATCGGGGACCCTGAG GGGCAAATGCAGGCCACGCCAGAGTGCTTCGCCCACCTCACACAGCTGCTACAGGTGCTGGCCGGCGGCCGGGTCTGCGCCGTGCTGGAG GGCGGCTACCACCTGGAGTCACTGGCGGAGTCAGTGTGCATGACAGTACAGACGCTGCTGGGTGACCCGGCTCCACCCCTGTCAGGGCCAATGGTGCCGTGTCAGAG TGCCCTGGAGTCCATCCAGAGTGCCCGTGCTGCCCAGGCCCCGCACTGGAAGAGCCTCCAGCTGCAAG ATGTGACCCCTGTGCCGCTGAGCCCCAGCACCCACTCCCCAGAGGGGAGGCCTCCACCTCTGCTGCCTGGGGGTCCAGTGTGTAAGGCAGCTGCATCTGCACCGAGCTCCCTCCTGGACCAGCCGTGCCTCTGCCCTGCACCCTCTGTCCGCACCGCTGTTGCCCTGACAGCGCCAGATATCACATTGGTCCTGCCCCCTGACGTCATCCAACAGGAAGGGTCAGCCCTGAGGGAGGAGACAGAAGCCTGGGCCAG GCCACACGAGTCCCTGGCCCGGGAGGAGGCCCTCACTGCACTTGGGAAGCTCCTGCACCTCTTAGATGGGATGCTGGATGGGCAG GTGAACAGTGGTATAGCAGCCACTCCAGCCTCTGCTGCAGCAGCCACCCTGGATGTGGCTGTTCGGAGAGCCCTGTCCCATGGAGCCCAGAG GCTGCTGTGCGTGGCCCTGGGACAGCTGGACCGGCCTCCAGACCTCGCCCATGACGG GAGGAGTCTGTGGCTGAACATCAGGGGCAAAGAGGCGGCTGCCCTATCCATGTTCCATGTCTCCACGCCACTGCCAGTG ATGACCAGTGGTTTCCTGAGCTGCATCTTGGGCTTGATGCTGCCCCTGGCCTACGGCTTCCAGCCTGACCTGGTGCTGGTGGCGCTGGGGCCTGGCCATGGTCTGCAGGGCCCCCAGGCTGCACTCCTGGCTGCAGTGCTTCGGGGGCTGGCAGGGGGCCGAGTCCTGGCCCTCCTGGAGGAG GACTCCACACCCCAGCTAGCAGGGATCCTGGCCCGGGTGCTGAATGGAGAGGCACCTCCTAGCCTAGGCCCTTCCTCTGTGGCCTCCCCAGAGGACGTCCAGGCTCTGATGTACCTGAGAGGGCAGCTGGAGCCTCAGTGGAAGATGTTGCAG TGCCATCCTCACCTGGTGGCTTGA
- the HDAC10 gene encoding polyamine deacetylase HDAC10 isoform X6, producing MGTALVYHEDMTATRLLWDDPECEIERPERLTAALDRLRQRGLEQRCLRLSAREASEEELGLVHRLEEVTGWPLPPRIPAPAGDPASPACPSACSPEYVSLVRETQVLGKEELQALSGQFDAIYFHPSTFHCARLAAGAGLQLVDAVLTGAVQNGLALVRPPGHHSQRAAANGFCVFNNVAIAAAHAKQKYGLHRILVVDWDVHHGQGIQYLFEDDPSVLYFSWHRYEHGRFWPFLRESDADAVGRGQGLGFTVNLPWNQVGMGNADYVAAFLHLLLPLAFEDLTQPSGTLRGKCRPRQSASPTSHSCYRCWPAAGSAPCWSALESIQSARAAQAPHWKSLQLQDVTPVPLSPSTHSPEGRPPPLLPGGPVCKAAASAPSSLLDQPCLCPAPSVRTAVALTAPDITLVLPPDVIQQEGSALREETEAWARPHESLAREEALTALGKLLHLLDGMLDGQVNSGIAATPASAAAATLDVAVRRALSHGAQRLLCVALGQLDRPPDLAHDGRSLWLNIRGKEAAALSMFHVSTPLPVMTSGFLSCILGLMLPLAYGFQPDLVLVALGPGHGLQGPQAALLAAVLRGLAGGRVLALLEEDSTPQLAGILARVLNGEAPPSLGPSSVASPEDVQALMYLRGQLEPQWKMLQCHPHLVA from the exons ATGGGGACAGCGCTTGTGTATCATGAGGACATGACGGCCACCCGGCTGCTCTGGGACGA CCCCGAGTGCGAGATTGAGCGTCCTGAGCGCCTGACCGCAGCCCTGGACCGCCTGCGGCAGCGCGGCCTGGAACAGAGGTGTCTGCGGTTGTCAGCCCGCGAGGCTTCGGAAGAGGAGCTGGGCCTGGTGCACAG GCTTGAGGAAGTGACAGGGTGGCCACTCCCACCACGAATCCCGGCTCCTGCTGGTGACCCCGCCTCTCCTGCCTGCCCATCTGCATGCAGCCCAGAGTATGTATCCCTGGTCAGGGAGACCCAGGTCCTAGGCAAGGAGGAGCTGCAGGCGCTGTCCGGACAGTTCGACGCCATCTACTTCCACCCG AGTACCTTTCACTGTGCGCGGCTGGCCGCGGGGGCTGGACTGCAGCTGGTGGACGCTGTGCTCACGGGAGCTGTGCAAAATGGGCTTGCCCTGGTCAG GCCTCCTGGGCACCACAGCCAGAGGGCGGCTGCTAATGGGTTCTGCGTGTTCAACAACGTGGCCATAGCAGCTGCACATGCCAAGCAGAAATACGGGCtacacag GATCCTCGTCGTGGACTGGGATGTACACCATGGCCAGGGGATCCAGTATCTCTTTGAGGATGACCCCAG CGTCCTTTACTTCTCCTGGCACCGCTATGAGCATGGGCGCTTCTGGCCTTTCCTGCGAGAGTCAGATGCAGACGCAGTGGGGCGGGGACAGGGCCTCGGCTTCACTGTCAACCTGCCCTGGAACCAG GTCGGGATGGGAAACGCTGACTACGTGGCTGCCTTCCTGCACCTGCTGCTCCCACTGGCCTTTGAG GATTTGACTCAGCCATCGGGGACCCTGAG GGGCAAATGCAGGCCACGCCAGAGTGCTTCGCCCACCTCACACAGCTGCTACAGGTGCTGGCCGGCGGCCGGGTCTGCGCCGTGCTGGAG TGCCCTGGAGTCCATCCAGAGTGCCCGTGCTGCCCAGGCCCCGCACTGGAAGAGCCTCCAGCTGCAAG ATGTGACCCCTGTGCCGCTGAGCCCCAGCACCCACTCCCCAGAGGGGAGGCCTCCACCTCTGCTGCCTGGGGGTCCAGTGTGTAAGGCAGCTGCATCTGCACCGAGCTCCCTCCTGGACCAGCCGTGCCTCTGCCCTGCACCCTCTGTCCGCACCGCTGTTGCCCTGACAGCGCCAGATATCACATTGGTCCTGCCCCCTGACGTCATCCAACAGGAAGGGTCAGCCCTGAGGGAGGAGACAGAAGCCTGGGCCAG GCCACACGAGTCCCTGGCCCGGGAGGAGGCCCTCACTGCACTTGGGAAGCTCCTGCACCTCTTAGATGGGATGCTGGATGGGCAG GTGAACAGTGGTATAGCAGCCACTCCAGCCTCTGCTGCAGCAGCCACCCTGGATGTGGCTGTTCGGAGAGCCCTGTCCCATGGAGCCCAGAG GCTGCTGTGCGTGGCCCTGGGACAGCTGGACCGGCCTCCAGACCTCGCCCATGACGG GAGGAGTCTGTGGCTGAACATCAGGGGCAAAGAGGCGGCTGCCCTATCCATGTTCCATGTCTCCACGCCACTGCCAGTG ATGACCAGTGGTTTCCTGAGCTGCATCTTGGGCTTGATGCTGCCCCTGGCCTACGGCTTCCAGCCTGACCTGGTGCTGGTGGCGCTGGGGCCTGGCCATGGTCTGCAGGGCCCCCAGGCTGCACTCCTGGCTGCAGTGCTTCGGGGGCTGGCAGGGGGCCGAGTCCTGGCCCTCCTGGAGGAG GACTCCACACCCCAGCTAGCAGGGATCCTGGCCCGGGTGCTGAATGGAGAGGCACCTCCTAGCCTAGGCCCTTCCTCTGTGGCCTCCCCAGAGGACGTCCAGGCTCTGATGTACCTGAGAGGGCAGCTGGAGCCTCAGTGGAAGATGTTGCAG TGCCATCCTCACCTGGTGGCTTGA